GAGATTGCTGCAGCGACGAAGCGGCCGGAAAAGGTCATCGGCATGCACTTTATGAATCCGGTGCCTGTGATGAAGTTGGTGGAAATTATCCGCGGATTGGCAACAGCAGATGAAGTCTATCAAGTGATTGAAGACATGACAAAAACGTTAAGCAAGGTACCTGTAGAAGTAAATGACTTCCCTGGCTTTGTATCCAACCGTATCTTGATGCCAATGATCAATGAGGCGATTTATACCTTGTATGAAGGCGTGGCAACGAAGGAAGCCATCGATGAAGTCATGAAGCTTGGCATGAACCATCCGATGGGACCGTTAACTTTAGCCGACTTTATTGGGTTAGATACGTGCCTGTACATTATGGAAACACTTCATGAAGGCTTCGGCGACGACAAATACCGTCCATGTCCACTGCTACGTAAGTATGTAAAAGCAGGGTGGCTCGGCAAGAAATCCGGCCGTGGATTCTACACGTACGAATAGGAACGAATGCAAGTTTTTAAATAGAAATATAAAAAACCAGGTGGATCACTGGCGACATTACATACACTTCTGTGATCTCCCCTGGAATTGAATCCACCTTAAAAAGGGGAGAGACCAATGAATCTGACATTTACAGAAGAACAAGAAATGATGCGAAAAATGGTCCGCGATTTTGCGAACAGTGAAATTGCGCCATTTGTTGAGAATATGGAAAAGGGTGAATTTCCACGTGAGATTCTCCGTAAAATGGGTGAGCTTGGCTTAATGGGAATTCCTGTGCCAGAAAGATATGGCGGGGCTGAAATGGATTTCACCTCCTACATTATTGCTATCAATGAGATTTCGAAGGTCAGCGCCACGCTGGGTGTGATTTTATCGGTGCATACTTCGGTCGGTACGAACCCGATTCTTTATTTTGGAACGGAAGAGCAGAAGCAAAAGTATGTACCGAAGCTTGCTTCAGGTGAATACTTAGGGGCTTTTTGCTTAACCGAGCCGAGCGCTGGCTCAGATGCAGCAAGCCTGAAGTCGCGCGCGGTCAAGAAGGGTGACCATTATGTCATCAATGGCTCGAAGGTATTCATAACTAACGGCGGTGAGGCCGATGTGTACATTGTGTTTGCGACCACTGAGCCGAAATTAGGCACTAAAGGCATCGCTGCATTTATTGTTGAAAAAGATACCCCTGGGCTGATCATTGGGAAGGATGAGCACAAAATGGGGCTTCACGGCTCAAGAACCGTACAGCTTACGTTTGAAGACATGCGTGTGCCGGTAGAAAATCTGCTTGGCAACGAAAGTGAAGGGTTTAAAATTGCGATGGCGAACCTTGATGTCGGCCGCATTGGCATTGCGACGCAAGCATTAGGTATTGCAGAGGCCGCGCAGTCTGCCGCAACGAACTATGCGAAGGAGCGCCACCAGTTTGGTAAACCAATTGCCGCGCAGCAGGGAATCGGCTTTAAGTTGGCGGATATGGCGACAAGTGTGGAGGCGGCGAAACTATTAGTCTATCGGGCCGCAGATTTGCGCAGCCGCGGGTTGAAGTGCGGCCTCGAGGCCTCGATGGCAAAGTTGTTTGCGACTCGCACAGCTGTCGAGGTAGCAACGGAAGCCATCCAAGTGTTTGGCGGCTACGGTTATACAGAGGATTACCCGGTAGAGCGCTACTTCCGCGATGCGAAGGTAACGGAAATCTATGAGGGTACGAGTGAGATTCAACGAATTGTGATTAGCAAGTATTTGTAGATAAAGATGGATTTTGTGTAGATATCCGGCCAAAATGTGTAGATAAATCGAAAAAGTGTGTAGATATCTGAGCAAAATGTGTAGATAAACTCCGAAAGTGTGTAGATAAATCTAAAAAACATGTAGATATCCCAAAGGAGGACCTAAAAATGAACTTTAAGTTAACAGAAGAACATGAAATGATTCGAAAAATGGTTCGTGATTTTGCTAGAAACGAAGTGGCGCCGACTGCCGCTGAGCGTGACGAGGAAGAACGCTTCGACCGTGAAATTTTTGACAAAATGGCGGAGCTTGGTTTAACGGGAATTCCGTGGCCTGAAGAGTACGGCGGCATCGGAAGTGACTATTTAGCATACTGTATCGCAGTTGAGGAGCTTTCCCGTGTCTGTGCATCAACAGGGGTAACACTTTCAGCTCACACTTCACTTGCCGGCTGGCCAATCTACAAGTTTGGTAATGAAGAGCAAAAACAAAAGTACCTTCGCCCGATGGCAGAGGGAAGCAAAATTGGCGGCTACGGCTTAACAGAGCCCGGCAGCGGTTCGGATGCAGGCGGCATGAGAACAACGGCTCGCCTCGAAGGAGATCATTACGTTCTAAATGGTTCTAAAATTTTTATCACTAACGGCGGCATCGCTGATATCTATGTAGTTTTTGCACTAACCGATCCATCCAGCAAACAAAAGGGTACAACAGCATTTATCGTCGAAAGCGACTTCCCAGGCTTCTCTGTTGGGAAAAAAGAAAAGAAACTGGGCATTCGTTCGTCACCTACAACGGAAATTATTTTCGAAGATTGCAAGGTTCCAGTGGAAAACCGCCTAGGTGAAGAGGGCGAAGGATTTAAGATTGCCATGATGACATTGGATGGCGGCCGTAACGGGATCGCAGCACAAGCGGTGGGAATTGCGCAAGGCGCATTAGATGCAGCGGTGGACTATGCAAAAGAACGCAATCAGTTCGGTAAACCTATCGCGGCTCAGCAGGGAATCAGCTTTAAGTTGG
The window above is part of the Bacillus sp. SORGH_AS_0510 genome. Proteins encoded here:
- a CDS encoding 3-hydroxybutyryl-CoA dehydrogenase; protein product: MKVSSVMVIGAGQMGSGIAQVCAQAGYNVLLNDLKPEFVERGLGVINKNLSRNVDKGRITEEQKQEVLARLTVSTNLSDAAGVDLVIEAAVENMEIKTKLFAQLDEIAPAHTILASNTSSLPITEIAAATKRPEKVIGMHFMNPVPVMKLVEIIRGLATADEVYQVIEDMTKTLSKVPVEVNDFPGFVSNRILMPMINEAIYTLYEGVATKEAIDEVMKLGMNHPMGPLTLADFIGLDTCLYIMETLHEGFGDDKYRPCPLLRKYVKAGWLGKKSGRGFYTYE
- a CDS encoding acyl-CoA dehydrogenase, producing MNLTFTEEQEMMRKMVRDFANSEIAPFVENMEKGEFPREILRKMGELGLMGIPVPERYGGAEMDFTSYIIAINEISKVSATLGVILSVHTSVGTNPILYFGTEEQKQKYVPKLASGEYLGAFCLTEPSAGSDAASLKSRAVKKGDHYVINGSKVFITNGGEADVYIVFATTEPKLGTKGIAAFIVEKDTPGLIIGKDEHKMGLHGSRTVQLTFEDMRVPVENLLGNESEGFKIAMANLDVGRIGIATQALGIAEAAQSAATNYAKERHQFGKPIAAQQGIGFKLADMATSVEAAKLLVYRAADLRSRGLKCGLEASMAKLFATRTAVEVATEAIQVFGGYGYTEDYPVERYFRDAKVTEIYEGTSEIQRIVISKYL
- a CDS encoding acyl-CoA dehydrogenase — encoded protein: MNFKLTEEHEMIRKMVRDFARNEVAPTAAERDEEERFDREIFDKMAELGLTGIPWPEEYGGIGSDYLAYCIAVEELSRVCASTGVTLSAHTSLAGWPIYKFGNEEQKQKYLRPMAEGSKIGGYGLTEPGSGSDAGGMRTTARLEGDHYVLNGSKIFITNGGIADIYVVFALTDPSSKQKGTTAFIVESDFPGFSVGKKEKKLGIRSSPTTEIIFEDCKVPVENRLGEEGEGFKIAMMTLDGGRNGIAAQAVGIAQGALDAAVDYAKERNQFGKPIAAQQGISFKLADMATSIEASRLLTYQAAWLESNGLPYGKESAMSKLFAGDTAMKVTTEAVQVFGGYGYTKDYPVERFMRDAKITQIYEGTQEIQRLVISRMITK